A genome region from Streptomyces katrae includes the following:
- a CDS encoding DNA primase family protein: protein MSSEGSTGFDAHAAAEQLAVFAAEPRATAKLPAQQVSTPPAGSRPDDFVQSGLLVNLTDRGNAKLFAHLHNHRFRHVEGLGWYVWDEYRWKRTGGEKAAIWAAGDMAEEMPLHDPRGHFTDRELVQHRKRAMSTSGVKAMLAQAKASPELALDPDTLDGDKYALCTPAGVVDLRTGELHKPDPLRDLHSRATYLAPEASPTPRFARFLTETFGDDDKGKEMINFVHLLLGYSITGDVGGQVLPFLYGIGANGKSALMDIVIKILGDYADVAPPGFLMERGKFNEHSTELTELHGRRLFVCSELKPHDKFDEARVKLLTGGDRLKARRMRQDYFSFEPTHKLWLLGNHRPEVGTGGHAFWRRIRLIPFDKVVPDHRKIDNLAEELVSHEGAGILHWMIQGAMSYLRTKPSLGGPAVVRTATQAYATTEDHIGRFLAECCTTGDGSEEPRDLKVEQGALYRTYSNWCQDDEGLRPATTRAFATRIRAEVGISSPSEMLRSNGAKFYPGLALLADESG, encoded by the coding sequence ATGAGCAGCGAAGGAAGCACCGGCTTCGACGCGCACGCCGCCGCGGAGCAGCTCGCGGTCTTCGCCGCCGAGCCCCGCGCGACCGCCAAGCTGCCCGCCCAGCAGGTCTCCACTCCCCCGGCGGGCAGCAGGCCCGACGACTTCGTCCAGTCCGGCCTGCTGGTCAACCTGACCGACCGCGGCAACGCCAAGCTCTTCGCCCACCTGCACAACCACCGCTTCCGCCATGTCGAGGGCCTCGGCTGGTACGTGTGGGACGAGTACCGGTGGAAGCGCACAGGAGGCGAGAAGGCGGCGATCTGGGCGGCCGGCGACATGGCCGAGGAGATGCCGCTCCACGACCCCAGGGGCCACTTCACCGACCGTGAACTCGTCCAGCACCGCAAGCGGGCCATGTCGACCTCCGGGGTCAAGGCCATGCTCGCGCAGGCCAAGGCCTCACCCGAACTGGCCCTGGACCCCGACACCCTCGACGGCGACAAGTACGCCCTGTGCACCCCCGCCGGCGTCGTCGACCTGCGCACGGGCGAGCTCCACAAGCCGGACCCGCTCAGGGACCTCCACTCCCGTGCGACCTACCTCGCGCCCGAGGCCAGCCCCACGCCCCGCTTCGCCCGGTTCCTGACGGAGACCTTCGGCGACGACGACAAGGGCAAGGAGATGATCAACTTCGTTCATCTCCTGCTCGGCTACTCCATCACCGGCGACGTCGGCGGCCAGGTCCTGCCCTTCCTCTACGGCATCGGCGCCAACGGCAAGTCCGCCCTCATGGACATCGTCATCAAGATCCTGGGCGACTACGCCGACGTGGCGCCGCCCGGCTTCCTGATGGAGCGGGGCAAGTTCAACGAGCACTCCACCGAGCTGACCGAGCTCCACGGCCGCCGCCTGTTCGTCTGCAGCGAGCTCAAACCGCACGACAAGTTCGACGAGGCCCGCGTCAAGCTCCTCACCGGAGGGGACCGCCTCAAGGCGCGCCGCATGCGGCAGGACTACTTCAGCTTCGAACCCACCCACAAGCTGTGGCTGCTCGGCAACCACCGCCCCGAGGTCGGGACCGGCGGCCACGCCTTCTGGCGCCGCATCCGCCTGATCCCGTTCGACAAGGTGGTCCCGGACCACCGCAAGATCGACAACCTTGCGGAGGAGCTCGTCAGCCACGAGGGGGCCGGCATCCTCCACTGGATGATCCAGGGCGCCATGTCCTACCTCCGGACCAAACCGTCCCTCGGCGGCCCCGCCGTCGTGCGCACCGCGACCCAGGCCTACGCCACCACCGAGGACCACATCGGACGCTTCCTCGCCGAGTGCTGCACCACCGGGGACGGCTCCGAGGAGCCCCGCGACCTGAAGGTCGAACAAGGCGCGCTCTACCGCACCTATAGCAACTGGTGCCAAGATGACGAGGGGCTACGGCCCGCGACCACCCGCGCCTTCGCAACACGCATCCGTGCCGAGGTCGGCATTTCCTCACCCAGCGAGATGCTCCGTTCCAACGGCGCCAAGTTCTATCCCGGTCTTGCCCTGCTCGCCGACGAATCCGGATGA
- a CDS encoding DUF6009 family protein, producing MSSLLQASDLTHEDRVVWLEDPAGLDYVRQALDKTPRRRGKPRYYRDGRMVGFAELCDTSEADPDSGLQKRRVFYLLPHDRDAEPDGLYRAGAPGEAVDPRTIEPRRVGMKTERSQRGSASAARTVA from the coding sequence ATGAGCTCGCTACTGCAGGCAAGCGACCTCACCCACGAGGACAGGGTGGTGTGGCTGGAGGATCCCGCCGGACTCGACTACGTACGCCAGGCCCTCGACAAGACCCCGCGCAGGCGCGGCAAGCCCCGCTACTACCGGGACGGCCGCATGGTGGGGTTCGCCGAGCTCTGCGACACCTCGGAGGCCGACCCCGACAGCGGCCTGCAGAAGCGCCGCGTGTTCTACCTGCTGCCGCACGACCGCGACGCGGAACCCGACGGCCTCTACCGTGCCGGCGCCCCCGGCGAGGCCGTGGACCCCCGCACGATCGAGCCGCGGCGCGTGGGCATGAAGACCGAGCGCTCGCAGCGGGGATCCGCCTCCGCCGCGCGTACCGTCGCCTGA
- a CDS encoding VC0807 family protein, with amino-acid sequence MTAEQEQTEQQQTAAKANTKAEKKGKGKDPKADLIRTAFMEVGVPLGLYYGLRGAGLGQWLSLFISGALPLAQLVYKMATERRVSAVTLFTLSIMAAGTAITLLTGDARLLLARESYLTGLLGLWMIATLFAKRPFMFTTMTKMLPEETARTWHANWNNHARFRNVMRWMSLAWGAAFLIDSAARILMAYTLPVDLVPVLSVILLIGMLMTVVKISKTYGRRMMAELT; translated from the coding sequence ACGAAGGCCGAGAAGAAGGGCAAGGGCAAGGACCCGAAGGCGGATCTGATCCGGACCGCGTTCATGGAGGTCGGCGTCCCCCTCGGCCTCTACTACGGCCTGCGCGGAGCCGGCCTGGGCCAGTGGCTGTCCCTGTTCATCAGCGGCGCCCTGCCCCTGGCCCAGCTCGTCTACAAGATGGCCACCGAACGCCGCGTCTCGGCCGTCACCCTCTTCACCCTGAGCATCATGGCCGCCGGCACCGCCATCACACTCCTCACCGGTGACGCCCGCCTCCTCCTCGCCCGCGAGAGCTATCTCACCGGCCTGCTCGGCCTGTGGATGATCGCCACCCTCTTCGCCAAGCGGCCCTTCATGTTCACCACCATGACCAAGATGCTGCCCGAAGAGACCGCCCGGACCTGGCACGCCAACTGGAACAACCACGCACGCTTCCGCAACGTCATGCGCTGGATGTCCCTCGCCTGGGGCGCCGCCTTCCTCATCGACTCCGCCGCCCGCATCCTCATGGCCTACACCCTCCCCGTCGACCTCGTCCCCGTCCTCTCCGTCATCCTCCTCATCGGCATGCTCATGACCGTCGTCAAGATCAGCAAGACCTACGGACGCCGCATGATGGCCGAACTCACCTGA